A genomic stretch from Mycobacterium paraterrae includes:
- a CDS encoding TetR/AcrR family transcriptional regulator — MAKNKRPQPSQEKRAEIVTAARELFIDAGYDATPMGRLAKAAGVAANTIYWYFADKDAVLIAVLDEVMADAWAQYQSVAGEPMPVRLLWVVSQLQQMSRLVSTVHARAERSPSVTIWHNNFHLLTSSILRYDLEIAGVAADSLDAEVMIGVFTIEGLLMHPMTEEQQQAICNALAARWNLPQR; from the coding sequence ATGGCCAAGAACAAGCGGCCGCAGCCGTCGCAGGAGAAGCGAGCCGAGATCGTCACCGCCGCCCGCGAACTGTTCATCGATGCCGGCTATGACGCCACCCCGATGGGGCGGCTCGCAAAGGCGGCCGGAGTCGCGGCCAACACGATCTACTGGTACTTCGCAGACAAGGACGCCGTCTTGATCGCCGTGCTCGACGAGGTAATGGCCGACGCATGGGCGCAGTACCAGTCGGTGGCCGGCGAACCTATGCCGGTGCGCTTGCTCTGGGTGGTCAGTCAGCTCCAACAAATGAGTCGACTCGTCAGCACGGTGCACGCTCGCGCCGAGCGCTCGCCATCAGTCACGATCTGGCACAACAACTTTCACCTACTGACCTCCAGCATTCTTCGCTACGACCTCGAAATCGCCGGCGTGGCCGCGGACAGCCTTGACGCCGAAGTCATGATCGGCGTCTTCACCATCGAGGGACTGCTGATGCACCCCATGACCGAAGAACAGCAACAAGCCATTTGCAACGCCCTAGCGGCACGGTGGAACCTGCCGCAACGATGA
- a CDS encoding alpha/beta hydrolase: protein MTAYTYTRHDVTFSSRGADCAAWLYRPDGVEKPPIVVLAHGFGAVRELRLDAYAARFAEAGYAALVFDYRFWGASAGQPRRVLDIAAQQADWRAAVAYARSLDGVDPTRVVAWGSSFGGGHVLNLAAHDHGLAAAIVQVPHVSGPASAFAQAPALVTRLALAAVRDQLGAWLGRPPYRVSSIGRPGDLAMMTSPGAYDLVQKMAGDKWDDLLAENDVAARIALRLPFYSPGRRAAKITAPTLVQLATEDDVTPYAKARKIVSRIPNGEVRSYAFSHFEPYVDPHFERVVTDQIAFLDRHVGAGSVTAPQ from the coding sequence ATGACCGCCTACACCTACACACGGCACGACGTGACCTTCTCCTCCCGGGGTGCGGACTGCGCGGCGTGGCTGTACCGGCCGGACGGCGTGGAGAAGCCGCCGATCGTGGTGCTCGCCCACGGGTTCGGTGCGGTCCGCGAGCTGCGCCTCGACGCATACGCCGCCCGATTCGCCGAGGCCGGATACGCCGCGCTGGTCTTCGATTACCGGTTCTGGGGAGCTAGCGCGGGGCAGCCACGTCGGGTTCTCGATATCGCTGCCCAGCAGGCCGACTGGCGCGCCGCGGTGGCCTACGCCCGCAGCCTCGACGGTGTGGACCCCACCCGGGTGGTGGCCTGGGGGTCCTCGTTCGGCGGTGGACACGTGCTGAATCTGGCCGCTCACGACCACGGCCTGGCGGCTGCGATCGTGCAGGTGCCGCACGTCAGCGGCCCCGCATCGGCGTTCGCGCAAGCCCCCGCCCTGGTCACCCGTTTGGCGCTGGCGGCGGTGCGTGACCAGCTTGGGGCATGGCTGGGCCGGCCGCCGTATCGAGTCAGCTCCATCGGACGGCCCGGCGATCTGGCCATGATGACCTCACCGGGCGCCTATGACCTTGTGCAGAAGATGGCCGGGGACAAATGGGACGATCTCTTGGCCGAGAACGATGTCGCCGCGCGCATCGCGTTGCGGTTGCCGTTCTACTCACCGGGTCGACGCGCCGCCAAGATCACCGCCCCAACGCTGGTCCAACTGGCCACCGAGGACGACGTCACGCCGTATGCGAAAGCACGCAAGATCGTGTCTCGAATCCCCAACGGCGAGGTGCGGTCTTACGCCTTCTCCCACTTCGAACCCTACGTCGACCCCCACTTCGAACGCGTCGTGACCGATCAGATCGCGTTCCTGGATCGCCACGTCGGAGCCGGCTCGGTGACGGCGCCGCAGTAG
- a CDS encoding phytoene desaturase family protein: MGGRIETGCRVRSLADVRGADIVIFDLTPTAVADIAGDALPPRVHRAYRRYRFGPGAFKIDFAVEGGVPWTNEHCRLAGTLHVCGSLDEVVTAERATNAGKMPERPFIVAAQQYSADPSRSVGNVHPFYAYAHVPHGYTGDATEPMLDQIERFAPGFRERIVGTFTRTTAEFSDYNANIVGGDVMGGAPGLGQMIARPKVIAPYSTGIPGMYLCSASTPPGAGPHGMCGHLAAQRAMRDFRRDSTTRRILDGGKRRRSAV, from the coding sequence TTGGGCGGCCGGATCGAAACAGGCTGCCGCGTTCGATCACTCGCCGATGTTCGCGGTGCCGACATCGTCATATTCGATCTGACGCCCACAGCGGTCGCTGACATTGCCGGAGACGCATTACCGCCGCGAGTGCACCGCGCATACCGCCGATACCGTTTCGGGCCCGGTGCATTCAAGATCGACTTCGCGGTTGAGGGCGGCGTGCCGTGGACTAACGAGCACTGCAGGCTTGCAGGCACCCTGCACGTCTGCGGAAGCTTGGATGAGGTGGTGACTGCAGAGCGGGCCACCAATGCGGGCAAAATGCCCGAGCGCCCATTTATCGTTGCAGCGCAACAATATTCGGCCGATCCGAGTCGGTCGGTCGGCAACGTTCACCCGTTCTATGCCTACGCTCACGTGCCTCACGGCTATACCGGTGATGCCACCGAGCCCATGCTGGATCAGATCGAACGCTTCGCGCCTGGTTTCCGTGAACGAATTGTGGGAACCTTCACCCGCACGACCGCCGAATTCAGTGATTACAACGCGAACATTGTTGGCGGAGACGTGATGGGTGGCGCCCCCGGCCTTGGCCAAATGATCGCGCGGCCAAAGGTCATCGCCCCGTACAGCACTGGTATTCCAGGGATGTACCTGTGTTCCGCCTCGACACCGCCCGGGGCCGGCCCCCACGGCATGTGCGGACACCTGGCCGCACAGCGCGCGATGCGAGACTTCCGCCGAGACAGCACGACGCGCAGGATATTGGACGGCGGCAAACGCAGGCGTTCGGCCGTGTAG
- a CDS encoding SDR family NAD(P)-dependent oxidoreductase, with product MTTPRKAALITGASAGIGAVFARHLAAQDYDLLLVARRAERLEELATDLRHAHGVRCEVLAADLTDPAAPATIVGHANEVGLPIGVLINNAGFTASTKFGDSSWDSLAGELQLMVTAVTELIHRVIPGMKQRRWGRIVNLSSLAALAPPPEGLLYTGIKSYVLTMSQSLDMELKPHGIHVTALCPGFTHTELHDVMDAREAADRLPALLWQQPEDVVSEGWAAVSKGKPVCVPGTVNKITAAAFRPVPQRIQYHLGRTFNPFK from the coding sequence ATGACCACCCCACGAAAGGCCGCTTTGATCACCGGCGCCTCAGCCGGAATCGGAGCCGTGTTCGCCCGCCATCTCGCTGCCCAAGACTATGACCTGCTGCTCGTCGCGCGGCGCGCCGAGCGCCTCGAAGAATTGGCCACCGACCTCCGCCACGCGCACGGCGTGCGCTGCGAAGTCTTGGCCGCTGATCTGACCGACCCTGCGGCCCCCGCCACGATCGTGGGTCACGCCAATGAAGTGGGCCTGCCCATTGGCGTGCTGATCAACAATGCGGGGTTTACGGCCAGCACCAAGTTCGGCGATTCCTCGTGGGACTCGCTCGCCGGTGAACTCCAACTCATGGTGACCGCGGTGACAGAACTGATCCACCGCGTTATCCCCGGCATGAAGCAACGACGTTGGGGGCGCATTGTGAACTTGTCCTCGCTGGCTGCTCTGGCTCCGCCCCCAGAAGGACTGCTCTACACCGGGATCAAGTCTTACGTGCTCACCATGTCGCAAAGCCTCGACATGGAACTCAAACCCCACGGCATCCATGTCACCGCCCTGTGCCCCGGATTCACTCACACCGAACTGCATGACGTCATGGACGCGCGAGAAGCCGCTGACCGGCTGCCGGCACTGCTGTGGCAGCAGCCCGAGGACGTCGTATCCGAAGGATGGGCCGCCGTCAGCAAGGGCAAACCGGTATGCGTACCCGGCACCGTCAACAAAATTACCGCAGCGGCATTCCGCCCAGTCCCACAGCGCATCCAGTACCACCTCGGGCGCACCTTCAACCCCTTCAAATAG